The Alosa sapidissima isolate fAloSap1 chromosome 5, fAloSap1.pri, whole genome shotgun sequence genome has a window encoding:
- the akap10 gene encoding A-kinase anchor protein 10, mitochondrial isoform X4 has product MSFFKRKAKGKDLERPAEVKASRGPVSPHSPSVSPRNQHAILEAAGPSHVAINAISANMDSFARGRTAILKKQPSHMEAVHFGDLGRSSVNYQAQDTRSRLSKTVDQVLRDNVAMPYYIQFMETRSADHLVRFWLEAESFRATSWSRVRAHSLNSVKHSSLAEPASGLCSPGSPDSPSDVRRTLGDAEVDVPDPFSSQPPSRPLTPSPQDANSHGGGAATVLVHRNSFSLDVGQRPGTPQQLQHSRADTPTRQPSSRTGTPLKVPSTSALRDLSDKLMKSIERDAVNIFTKYISPDAARPIPITEQIRNDIVAKICGEDGQVDPNCFVIAQSVVITIMEQQHLSEFMRSHHFCKYQIEVLTSGSVFLADILFSESALFYFSEYMEKEEAVNVLQFWLAADNFQDQLAAKKGQYDGQEAQNDAMILYDKYFSLQATNSLGFDDSVRMEIESNICREGGPLPDCFTTPLRQAWTTMEKVYLPGFLSSNLYYKYLSDLINSVRADEFVGGNAGAPGNSVPSDNDRSTNASEGSQAQGTKRAAIKILKNFDEAITVDIASLDPESLYQRPYAGMTFGKVNELGQFIREAEPEPDVKKSKGSMFSQAMKKWVQGNSDEAQEEMAWKIAKMIVNDVMHQAQHDSPGVKSTKPGAERRRVSCDGPAHSTQLLEQLSL; this is encoded by the exons ATGTCGTTTTTTAAACGGAAAG CAAAAGGAAAGGATCTTGAGAGGCCTGCCGAAGTTAAAGCCAGTCGAG gtCCAGTGTCCCCACACTCCCCGTCCGTCAGCCCTCGTAATCAGCATGCTATTCTGGAGGCAGCCGGCCCTAGTCATGTGGCCATCAACGCCATCTCCGCCAACATGGACTCGTTCGCACGGGGTCGCACCGCCATCCTCAAGAAGCAGCCCAGTCACATGGAGGCTGTGCACTTTGGGGACCTTG GCCGCTCCAGCGTGAACTACCAAGCCCAGGACACTCGCTCACGACTGTCCAAAACGGTGGACCAGGTGCTCCGGGACAATGTGGCGATGCCCTACTACATCCAGTTCATGGAGACGCGCTCGGCCGACCACCTGGTGCGTTTCTGGCTCGAGGCCGAGAGCTTCCGCGCCACCAGCTGGTCCCGGGTACGAGCGCACAGCCTGAACTCCGTCAAGCACAGTTCCCTGGCCGAGCCCGCGTCCGGCCTGTGCTCCCCGGGCTCGCCCGACTCCCCATCCGATGTCCGGCGGACCCTCGGCGATGCGGAGGTCGACGTCCCCGACCCCTTCTCCTCACAGCCCCCATCGCGGCCCCTGACGCCCAGCCCGCAGGACGCTAACTCCCACGGCGGCGGTGCCGCCACCGTCCTCGTCCACCGGAACTCCTTCAGCTTGGACGTGGGCCAGCGGCCCGGCACGCCCCAGCAGCTGCAGCACTCCAGGGCCGACACCCCGACCCGACAGCCCTCCTCCCGCACAGGCACCCCACTCAAGGTCCCCTCCACCAGTGCACTGAGAGACCTGTCTGACAAGCTCATGAAGA gtATAGAGAGGGATGCCGTGAACATTTTCACCAAGTATATCTCTCCAGATGCTGCTAGGCCTATTCCCATCACAGAGCAGATCAGAAATGACATAGTGG CTAAAATCTGTGGGGAAGACGGTCAGGTGGACCCTAACTGCTTTGTTATTGCACAGTCTGTAGTCATCACCATCATGGAACAACA GCACTTGAGTGAATTCATGCGCAGCCACCACTTCTGTAAATATCAGATCGAGGTGCTGACGAGCGGATCCGTCTTCCTGGCGGACATCTTGTTCAGCGAGTCTGCCCTCTTCTACTTCTCTGAG TacatggagaaggaggaagcTGTTAACGTGTTGCagttctggctggctgcagacaacTTCCAGGATCAGCTTGCTGCTAAGAAAGGCCAGTACGATGGTCAAGAGGCCCAGAACGATGCCATGATCCTCTATGACAA GTATTTTTCTCTCCAAGCCACCAACTCTCTGGGGTTCGACGACTCGGTACGAATGGAGATCGAGTCCAACATCTGCCGGGAGGGCGGCCCTCTCCCTGACTGTTTCACCACTCCCCTGAGGCAGGCCTGGACCACCATGGAGAAG GTCTACCTGCCTGGCTTCTTGTCTAGTAACCTTTACTACAAGTATTTGAGTGACCTTATCAATTCGGTGCGGGCGGATGAGTTTGTCGGGGGGAACGCGGGCGCCCCTGGAAACAGTGTGCCCTCGGACAACGACCGAAGCACAAATGCCTCTGAGGGGTCACAAGCCCAG GGTACCAAAAGAGCAGCCATTAAGATTCTGAAGAACTTTGATGAGGCAATTACTGTCGACATCGCAAGTCTGGATCCAGAGTCATTGTACCAGAGACCCTATGCTGG AATGACGTTTGGAAAGGTGAACGAGCTTGGTCAATTCATTAGAGAGGCTGAACCGGAACCTGATGTGAAGAAATCTAAAg GTTCCATGTTTTCTCAAGCAATGAAGAAATGGGTGCAGGGAAACTCAGACGAG GCGCAAGAGGAGATGGCCTGGAAGATAGCGAAGATGATTGTGAACGATGTCATGCACCAGGCACAGCACGACAGCCCTGGAGTCAAATCCACTAAG CCTGGAGCTGAGCGGCGACGTGTGTCATGTGATGGACCTGCACACTCCACACAACTGCTAGAACAACTTTCCTTATGA
- the akap10 gene encoding A-kinase anchor protein 10, mitochondrial isoform X2 produces MSFFKRKAKGKDLERPAEVKASRGPVSPHSPSVSPRNQHAILEAAGPSHVAINAISANMDSFARGRTAILKKQPSHMEAVHFGDLGRSSVNYQAQDTRSRLSKTVDQVLRDNVAMPYYIQFMETRSADHLVRFWLEAESFRATSWSRVRAHSLNSVKHSSLAEPASGLCSPGSPDSPSDVRRTLGDAEVDVPDPFSSQPPSRPLTPSPQDANSHGGGAATVLVHRNSFSLDVGQRPGTPQQLQHSRADTPTRQPSSRTGTPLKVPSTSALRDLSDKLMKSIERDAVNIFTKYISPDAARPIPITEQIRNDIVAKICGEDGQVDPNCFVIAQSVVITIMEQQHLSEFMRSHHFCKYQIEVLTSGSVFLADILFSESALFYFSEYMEKEEAVNVLQFWLAADNFQDQLAAKKGQYDGQEAQNDAMILYDKYFSLQATNSLGFDDSVRMEIESNICREGGPLPDCFTTPLRQAWTTMEKVYLPGFLSSNLYYKYLSDLINSVRADEFVGGNAGAPGNSVPSDNDRSTNASEGSQAQGTKRAAIKILKNFDEAITVDIASLDPESLYQRPYAGRMTFGKVNELGQFIREAEPEPDVKKSKGSMFSQAMKKWVQGNSDEAQEEMAWKIAKMIVNDVMHQAQHDSPGVKSTKPGAERRRVSCDGPAHSTQLLEQLSL; encoded by the exons ATGTCGTTTTTTAAACGGAAAG CAAAAGGAAAGGATCTTGAGAGGCCTGCCGAAGTTAAAGCCAGTCGAG gtCCAGTGTCCCCACACTCCCCGTCCGTCAGCCCTCGTAATCAGCATGCTATTCTGGAGGCAGCCGGCCCTAGTCATGTGGCCATCAACGCCATCTCCGCCAACATGGACTCGTTCGCACGGGGTCGCACCGCCATCCTCAAGAAGCAGCCCAGTCACATGGAGGCTGTGCACTTTGGGGACCTTG GCCGCTCCAGCGTGAACTACCAAGCCCAGGACACTCGCTCACGACTGTCCAAAACGGTGGACCAGGTGCTCCGGGACAATGTGGCGATGCCCTACTACATCCAGTTCATGGAGACGCGCTCGGCCGACCACCTGGTGCGTTTCTGGCTCGAGGCCGAGAGCTTCCGCGCCACCAGCTGGTCCCGGGTACGAGCGCACAGCCTGAACTCCGTCAAGCACAGTTCCCTGGCCGAGCCCGCGTCCGGCCTGTGCTCCCCGGGCTCGCCCGACTCCCCATCCGATGTCCGGCGGACCCTCGGCGATGCGGAGGTCGACGTCCCCGACCCCTTCTCCTCACAGCCCCCATCGCGGCCCCTGACGCCCAGCCCGCAGGACGCTAACTCCCACGGCGGCGGTGCCGCCACCGTCCTCGTCCACCGGAACTCCTTCAGCTTGGACGTGGGCCAGCGGCCCGGCACGCCCCAGCAGCTGCAGCACTCCAGGGCCGACACCCCGACCCGACAGCCCTCCTCCCGCACAGGCACCCCACTCAAGGTCCCCTCCACCAGTGCACTGAGAGACCTGTCTGACAAGCTCATGAAGA gtATAGAGAGGGATGCCGTGAACATTTTCACCAAGTATATCTCTCCAGATGCTGCTAGGCCTATTCCCATCACAGAGCAGATCAGAAATGACATAGTGG CTAAAATCTGTGGGGAAGACGGTCAGGTGGACCCTAACTGCTTTGTTATTGCACAGTCTGTAGTCATCACCATCATGGAACAACA GCACTTGAGTGAATTCATGCGCAGCCACCACTTCTGTAAATATCAGATCGAGGTGCTGACGAGCGGATCCGTCTTCCTGGCGGACATCTTGTTCAGCGAGTCTGCCCTCTTCTACTTCTCTGAG TacatggagaaggaggaagcTGTTAACGTGTTGCagttctggctggctgcagacaacTTCCAGGATCAGCTTGCTGCTAAGAAAGGCCAGTACGATGGTCAAGAGGCCCAGAACGATGCCATGATCCTCTATGACAA GTATTTTTCTCTCCAAGCCACCAACTCTCTGGGGTTCGACGACTCGGTACGAATGGAGATCGAGTCCAACATCTGCCGGGAGGGCGGCCCTCTCCCTGACTGTTTCACCACTCCCCTGAGGCAGGCCTGGACCACCATGGAGAAG GTCTACCTGCCTGGCTTCTTGTCTAGTAACCTTTACTACAAGTATTTGAGTGACCTTATCAATTCGGTGCGGGCGGATGAGTTTGTCGGGGGGAACGCGGGCGCCCCTGGAAACAGTGTGCCCTCGGACAACGACCGAAGCACAAATGCCTCTGAGGGGTCACAAGCCCAG GGTACCAAAAGAGCAGCCATTAAGATTCTGAAGAACTTTGATGAGGCAATTACTGTCGACATCGCAAGTCTGGATCCAGAGTCATTGTACCAGAGACCCTATGCTGG AAGAATGACGTTTGGAAAGGTGAACGAGCTTGGTCAATTCATTAGAGAGGCTGAACCGGAACCTGATGTGAAGAAATCTAAAg GTTCCATGTTTTCTCAAGCAATGAAGAAATGGGTGCAGGGAAACTCAGACGAG GCGCAAGAGGAGATGGCCTGGAAGATAGCGAAGATGATTGTGAACGATGTCATGCACCAGGCACAGCACGACAGCCCTGGAGTCAAATCCACTAAG CCTGGAGCTGAGCGGCGACGTGTGTCATGTGATGGACCTGCACACTCCACACAACTGCTAGAACAACTTTCCTTATGA
- the akap10 gene encoding A-kinase anchor protein 10, mitochondrial isoform X5, translating into MSFFKRKAKGKDLERPAEVKASRGPVSPHSPSVSPRNQHAILEAAGPSHVAINAISANMDSFARGRTAILKKQPSHMEAVHFGDLGRSSVNYQAQDTRSRLSKTVDQVLRDNVAMPYYIQFMETRSADHLVRFWLEAESFRATSWSRVRAHSLNSVKHSSLAEPASGLCSPGSPDSPSDVRRTLGDAEVDVPDPFSSQPPSRPLTPSPQDANSHGGGAATVLVHRNSFSLDVGQRPGTPQQLQHSRADTPTRQPSSRTGTPLKVPSTSALRDLSDKLMKSIERDAVNIFTKYISPDAARPIPITEQIRNDIVAKICGEDGQVDPNCFVIAQSVVITIMEQQHLSEFMRSHHFCKYQIEVLTSGSVFLADILFSESALFYFSEYMEKEEAVNVLQFWLAADNFQDQLAAKKGQYDGQEAQNDAMILYDKYFSLQATNSLGFDDSVRMEIESNICREGGPLPDCFTTPLRQAWTTMEKVYLPGFLSSNLYYKYLSDLINSVRADEFVGGNAGAPGNSVPSDNDRSTNASEGSQAQQGTKRAAIKILKNFDEAITVDIASLDPESLYQRPYAGRMTFGKVNELGQFIREAEPEPDVKKSKGSMFSQAMKKWVQGNSDEAQEEMAWKIAKMIVNDVMHQAQHDSPGVKSTKL; encoded by the exons ATGTCGTTTTTTAAACGGAAAG CAAAAGGAAAGGATCTTGAGAGGCCTGCCGAAGTTAAAGCCAGTCGAG gtCCAGTGTCCCCACACTCCCCGTCCGTCAGCCCTCGTAATCAGCATGCTATTCTGGAGGCAGCCGGCCCTAGTCATGTGGCCATCAACGCCATCTCCGCCAACATGGACTCGTTCGCACGGGGTCGCACCGCCATCCTCAAGAAGCAGCCCAGTCACATGGAGGCTGTGCACTTTGGGGACCTTG GCCGCTCCAGCGTGAACTACCAAGCCCAGGACACTCGCTCACGACTGTCCAAAACGGTGGACCAGGTGCTCCGGGACAATGTGGCGATGCCCTACTACATCCAGTTCATGGAGACGCGCTCGGCCGACCACCTGGTGCGTTTCTGGCTCGAGGCCGAGAGCTTCCGCGCCACCAGCTGGTCCCGGGTACGAGCGCACAGCCTGAACTCCGTCAAGCACAGTTCCCTGGCCGAGCCCGCGTCCGGCCTGTGCTCCCCGGGCTCGCCCGACTCCCCATCCGATGTCCGGCGGACCCTCGGCGATGCGGAGGTCGACGTCCCCGACCCCTTCTCCTCACAGCCCCCATCGCGGCCCCTGACGCCCAGCCCGCAGGACGCTAACTCCCACGGCGGCGGTGCCGCCACCGTCCTCGTCCACCGGAACTCCTTCAGCTTGGACGTGGGCCAGCGGCCCGGCACGCCCCAGCAGCTGCAGCACTCCAGGGCCGACACCCCGACCCGACAGCCCTCCTCCCGCACAGGCACCCCACTCAAGGTCCCCTCCACCAGTGCACTGAGAGACCTGTCTGACAAGCTCATGAAGA gtATAGAGAGGGATGCCGTGAACATTTTCACCAAGTATATCTCTCCAGATGCTGCTAGGCCTATTCCCATCACAGAGCAGATCAGAAATGACATAGTGG CTAAAATCTGTGGGGAAGACGGTCAGGTGGACCCTAACTGCTTTGTTATTGCACAGTCTGTAGTCATCACCATCATGGAACAACA GCACTTGAGTGAATTCATGCGCAGCCACCACTTCTGTAAATATCAGATCGAGGTGCTGACGAGCGGATCCGTCTTCCTGGCGGACATCTTGTTCAGCGAGTCTGCCCTCTTCTACTTCTCTGAG TacatggagaaggaggaagcTGTTAACGTGTTGCagttctggctggctgcagacaacTTCCAGGATCAGCTTGCTGCTAAGAAAGGCCAGTACGATGGTCAAGAGGCCCAGAACGATGCCATGATCCTCTATGACAA GTATTTTTCTCTCCAAGCCACCAACTCTCTGGGGTTCGACGACTCGGTACGAATGGAGATCGAGTCCAACATCTGCCGGGAGGGCGGCCCTCTCCCTGACTGTTTCACCACTCCCCTGAGGCAGGCCTGGACCACCATGGAGAAG GTCTACCTGCCTGGCTTCTTGTCTAGTAACCTTTACTACAAGTATTTGAGTGACCTTATCAATTCGGTGCGGGCGGATGAGTTTGTCGGGGGGAACGCGGGCGCCCCTGGAAACAGTGTGCCCTCGGACAACGACCGAAGCACAAATGCCTCTGAGGGGTCACAAGCCCAG CAGGGTACCAAAAGAGCAGCCATTAAGATTCTGAAGAACTTTGATGAGGCAATTACTGTCGACATCGCAAGTCTGGATCCAGAGTCATTGTACCAGAGACCCTATGCTGG AAGAATGACGTTTGGAAAGGTGAACGAGCTTGGTCAATTCATTAGAGAGGCTGAACCGGAACCTGATGTGAAGAAATCTAAAg GTTCCATGTTTTCTCAAGCAATGAAGAAATGGGTGCAGGGAAACTCAGACGAG GCGCAAGAGGAGATGGCCTGGAAGATAGCGAAGATGATTGTGAACGATGTCATGCACCAGGCACAGCACGACAGCCCTGGAGTCAAATCCACTAAG CTATGA
- the akap10 gene encoding A-kinase anchor protein 10, mitochondrial isoform X1 — translation MSFFKRKAKGKDLERPAEVKASRGPVSPHSPSVSPRNQHAILEAAGPSHVAINAISANMDSFARGRTAILKKQPSHMEAVHFGDLGRSSVNYQAQDTRSRLSKTVDQVLRDNVAMPYYIQFMETRSADHLVRFWLEAESFRATSWSRVRAHSLNSVKHSSLAEPASGLCSPGSPDSPSDVRRTLGDAEVDVPDPFSSQPPSRPLTPSPQDANSHGGGAATVLVHRNSFSLDVGQRPGTPQQLQHSRADTPTRQPSSRTGTPLKVPSTSALRDLSDKLMKSIERDAVNIFTKYISPDAARPIPITEQIRNDIVAKICGEDGQVDPNCFVIAQSVVITIMEQQHLSEFMRSHHFCKYQIEVLTSGSVFLADILFSESALFYFSEYMEKEEAVNVLQFWLAADNFQDQLAAKKGQYDGQEAQNDAMILYDKYFSLQATNSLGFDDSVRMEIESNICREGGPLPDCFTTPLRQAWTTMEKVYLPGFLSSNLYYKYLSDLINSVRADEFVGGNAGAPGNSVPSDNDRSTNASEGSQAQQGTKRAAIKILKNFDEAITVDIASLDPESLYQRPYAGRMTFGKVNELGQFIREAEPEPDVKKSKGSMFSQAMKKWVQGNSDEAQEEMAWKIAKMIVNDVMHQAQHDSPGVKSTKPGAERRRVSCDGPAHSTQLLEQLSL, via the exons ATGTCGTTTTTTAAACGGAAAG CAAAAGGAAAGGATCTTGAGAGGCCTGCCGAAGTTAAAGCCAGTCGAG gtCCAGTGTCCCCACACTCCCCGTCCGTCAGCCCTCGTAATCAGCATGCTATTCTGGAGGCAGCCGGCCCTAGTCATGTGGCCATCAACGCCATCTCCGCCAACATGGACTCGTTCGCACGGGGTCGCACCGCCATCCTCAAGAAGCAGCCCAGTCACATGGAGGCTGTGCACTTTGGGGACCTTG GCCGCTCCAGCGTGAACTACCAAGCCCAGGACACTCGCTCACGACTGTCCAAAACGGTGGACCAGGTGCTCCGGGACAATGTGGCGATGCCCTACTACATCCAGTTCATGGAGACGCGCTCGGCCGACCACCTGGTGCGTTTCTGGCTCGAGGCCGAGAGCTTCCGCGCCACCAGCTGGTCCCGGGTACGAGCGCACAGCCTGAACTCCGTCAAGCACAGTTCCCTGGCCGAGCCCGCGTCCGGCCTGTGCTCCCCGGGCTCGCCCGACTCCCCATCCGATGTCCGGCGGACCCTCGGCGATGCGGAGGTCGACGTCCCCGACCCCTTCTCCTCACAGCCCCCATCGCGGCCCCTGACGCCCAGCCCGCAGGACGCTAACTCCCACGGCGGCGGTGCCGCCACCGTCCTCGTCCACCGGAACTCCTTCAGCTTGGACGTGGGCCAGCGGCCCGGCACGCCCCAGCAGCTGCAGCACTCCAGGGCCGACACCCCGACCCGACAGCCCTCCTCCCGCACAGGCACCCCACTCAAGGTCCCCTCCACCAGTGCACTGAGAGACCTGTCTGACAAGCTCATGAAGA gtATAGAGAGGGATGCCGTGAACATTTTCACCAAGTATATCTCTCCAGATGCTGCTAGGCCTATTCCCATCACAGAGCAGATCAGAAATGACATAGTGG CTAAAATCTGTGGGGAAGACGGTCAGGTGGACCCTAACTGCTTTGTTATTGCACAGTCTGTAGTCATCACCATCATGGAACAACA GCACTTGAGTGAATTCATGCGCAGCCACCACTTCTGTAAATATCAGATCGAGGTGCTGACGAGCGGATCCGTCTTCCTGGCGGACATCTTGTTCAGCGAGTCTGCCCTCTTCTACTTCTCTGAG TacatggagaaggaggaagcTGTTAACGTGTTGCagttctggctggctgcagacaacTTCCAGGATCAGCTTGCTGCTAAGAAAGGCCAGTACGATGGTCAAGAGGCCCAGAACGATGCCATGATCCTCTATGACAA GTATTTTTCTCTCCAAGCCACCAACTCTCTGGGGTTCGACGACTCGGTACGAATGGAGATCGAGTCCAACATCTGCCGGGAGGGCGGCCCTCTCCCTGACTGTTTCACCACTCCCCTGAGGCAGGCCTGGACCACCATGGAGAAG GTCTACCTGCCTGGCTTCTTGTCTAGTAACCTTTACTACAAGTATTTGAGTGACCTTATCAATTCGGTGCGGGCGGATGAGTTTGTCGGGGGGAACGCGGGCGCCCCTGGAAACAGTGTGCCCTCGGACAACGACCGAAGCACAAATGCCTCTGAGGGGTCACAAGCCCAG CAGGGTACCAAAAGAGCAGCCATTAAGATTCTGAAGAACTTTGATGAGGCAATTACTGTCGACATCGCAAGTCTGGATCCAGAGTCATTGTACCAGAGACCCTATGCTGG AAGAATGACGTTTGGAAAGGTGAACGAGCTTGGTCAATTCATTAGAGAGGCTGAACCGGAACCTGATGTGAAGAAATCTAAAg GTTCCATGTTTTCTCAAGCAATGAAGAAATGGGTGCAGGGAAACTCAGACGAG GCGCAAGAGGAGATGGCCTGGAAGATAGCGAAGATGATTGTGAACGATGTCATGCACCAGGCACAGCACGACAGCCCTGGAGTCAAATCCACTAAG CCTGGAGCTGAGCGGCGACGTGTGTCATGTGATGGACCTGCACACTCCACACAACTGCTAGAACAACTTTCCTTATGA
- the akap10 gene encoding A-kinase anchor protein 10, mitochondrial isoform X3, giving the protein MSFFKRKAKGKDLERPAEVKASRGPVSPHSPSVSPRNQHAILEAAGPSHVAINAISANMDSFARGRTAILKKQPSHMEAVHFGDLGRSSVNYQAQDTRSRLSKTVDQVLRDNVAMPYYIQFMETRSADHLVRFWLEAESFRATSWSRVRAHSLNSVKHSSLAEPASGLCSPGSPDSPSDVRRTLGDAEVDVPDPFSSQPPSRPLTPSPQDANSHGGGAATVLVHRNSFSLDVGQRPGTPQQLQHSRADTPTRQPSSRTGTPLKVPSTSALRDLSDKLMKSIERDAVNIFTKYISPDAARPIPITEQIRNDIVAKICGEDGQVDPNCFVIAQSVVITIMEQQHLSEFMRSHHFCKYQIEVLTSGSVFLADILFSESALFYFSEYMEKEEAVNVLQFWLAADNFQDQLAAKKGQYDGQEAQNDAMILYDKYFSLQATNSLGFDDSVRMEIESNICREGGPLPDCFTTPLRQAWTTMEKVYLPGFLSSNLYYKYLSDLINSVRADEFVGGNAGAPGNSVPSDNDRSTNASEGSQAQQGTKRAAIKILKNFDEAITVDIASLDPESLYQRPYAGMTFGKVNELGQFIREAEPEPDVKKSKGSMFSQAMKKWVQGNSDEAQEEMAWKIAKMIVNDVMHQAQHDSPGVKSTKPGAERRRVSCDGPAHSTQLLEQLSL; this is encoded by the exons ATGTCGTTTTTTAAACGGAAAG CAAAAGGAAAGGATCTTGAGAGGCCTGCCGAAGTTAAAGCCAGTCGAG gtCCAGTGTCCCCACACTCCCCGTCCGTCAGCCCTCGTAATCAGCATGCTATTCTGGAGGCAGCCGGCCCTAGTCATGTGGCCATCAACGCCATCTCCGCCAACATGGACTCGTTCGCACGGGGTCGCACCGCCATCCTCAAGAAGCAGCCCAGTCACATGGAGGCTGTGCACTTTGGGGACCTTG GCCGCTCCAGCGTGAACTACCAAGCCCAGGACACTCGCTCACGACTGTCCAAAACGGTGGACCAGGTGCTCCGGGACAATGTGGCGATGCCCTACTACATCCAGTTCATGGAGACGCGCTCGGCCGACCACCTGGTGCGTTTCTGGCTCGAGGCCGAGAGCTTCCGCGCCACCAGCTGGTCCCGGGTACGAGCGCACAGCCTGAACTCCGTCAAGCACAGTTCCCTGGCCGAGCCCGCGTCCGGCCTGTGCTCCCCGGGCTCGCCCGACTCCCCATCCGATGTCCGGCGGACCCTCGGCGATGCGGAGGTCGACGTCCCCGACCCCTTCTCCTCACAGCCCCCATCGCGGCCCCTGACGCCCAGCCCGCAGGACGCTAACTCCCACGGCGGCGGTGCCGCCACCGTCCTCGTCCACCGGAACTCCTTCAGCTTGGACGTGGGCCAGCGGCCCGGCACGCCCCAGCAGCTGCAGCACTCCAGGGCCGACACCCCGACCCGACAGCCCTCCTCCCGCACAGGCACCCCACTCAAGGTCCCCTCCACCAGTGCACTGAGAGACCTGTCTGACAAGCTCATGAAGA gtATAGAGAGGGATGCCGTGAACATTTTCACCAAGTATATCTCTCCAGATGCTGCTAGGCCTATTCCCATCACAGAGCAGATCAGAAATGACATAGTGG CTAAAATCTGTGGGGAAGACGGTCAGGTGGACCCTAACTGCTTTGTTATTGCACAGTCTGTAGTCATCACCATCATGGAACAACA GCACTTGAGTGAATTCATGCGCAGCCACCACTTCTGTAAATATCAGATCGAGGTGCTGACGAGCGGATCCGTCTTCCTGGCGGACATCTTGTTCAGCGAGTCTGCCCTCTTCTACTTCTCTGAG TacatggagaaggaggaagcTGTTAACGTGTTGCagttctggctggctgcagacaacTTCCAGGATCAGCTTGCTGCTAAGAAAGGCCAGTACGATGGTCAAGAGGCCCAGAACGATGCCATGATCCTCTATGACAA GTATTTTTCTCTCCAAGCCACCAACTCTCTGGGGTTCGACGACTCGGTACGAATGGAGATCGAGTCCAACATCTGCCGGGAGGGCGGCCCTCTCCCTGACTGTTTCACCACTCCCCTGAGGCAGGCCTGGACCACCATGGAGAAG GTCTACCTGCCTGGCTTCTTGTCTAGTAACCTTTACTACAAGTATTTGAGTGACCTTATCAATTCGGTGCGGGCGGATGAGTTTGTCGGGGGGAACGCGGGCGCCCCTGGAAACAGTGTGCCCTCGGACAACGACCGAAGCACAAATGCCTCTGAGGGGTCACAAGCCCAG CAGGGTACCAAAAGAGCAGCCATTAAGATTCTGAAGAACTTTGATGAGGCAATTACTGTCGACATCGCAAGTCTGGATCCAGAGTCATTGTACCAGAGACCCTATGCTGG AATGACGTTTGGAAAGGTGAACGAGCTTGGTCAATTCATTAGAGAGGCTGAACCGGAACCTGATGTGAAGAAATCTAAAg GTTCCATGTTTTCTCAAGCAATGAAGAAATGGGTGCAGGGAAACTCAGACGAG GCGCAAGAGGAGATGGCCTGGAAGATAGCGAAGATGATTGTGAACGATGTCATGCACCAGGCACAGCACGACAGCCCTGGAGTCAAATCCACTAAG CCTGGAGCTGAGCGGCGACGTGTGTCATGTGATGGACCTGCACACTCCACACAACTGCTAGAACAACTTTCCTTATGA